Proteins encoded within one genomic window of Acidithiobacillus sp. AMEEHan:
- a CDS encoding TolC family protein — translation MRGARSLSLATGMLLLSACASYHPLPLSTQIPQPKSLSEALAAANAGNHLHTDAINLHAPLSGTALAQIAILLNPQLRATRAKLGVANAQVFAAGLLPDPQLSLSADLPTTPGYYSAYSLGLQWSLASLFTRSANLAIARAQARSVRYDVAWQEWLLANQVRILARKLYFLQEQESIAAAATQISEELYQKSSENLRAGDTTLPNHALRQIAYVDSRDRELALRRQVAKTQQELNAQLGLPPSFHLNLAAPRSLAKLPPEKELVREALQHRLDLAALRAGYDAQEAQVRRAILGQYPGFSIGVNHAADTSNVQTWGPSITFDLPLWNRNRAAIRQSEATRAELHAAYSARLFQTRADIASLVQDLQRLRPEITLLRSQLPALAQAEKVLRQAVAEHNATLVEYESVRSQLLDKKLQLLSLEGAATEDQAALELAVGIPWEKWRKAP, via the coding sequence ATGAGAGGAGCACGTTCTCTATCGCTTGCCACGGGGATGCTGCTGCTCAGTGCTTGCGCCAGCTACCATCCGCTGCCACTGTCCACGCAGATCCCGCAGCCCAAGAGCCTCAGCGAGGCACTCGCCGCGGCCAACGCTGGAAATCATCTCCACACTGACGCAATCAATCTTCATGCCCCCCTGTCGGGCACGGCACTGGCGCAAATCGCTATCCTGCTCAATCCGCAACTGCGTGCTACCCGCGCCAAGCTGGGAGTTGCGAATGCGCAGGTCTTCGCCGCAGGGTTGCTACCCGATCCACAGCTTTCCCTCAGTGCCGATCTGCCGACCACTCCCGGCTACTATTCTGCCTACAGCTTGGGTCTGCAGTGGAGTCTGGCTAGCCTCTTCACCCGTTCTGCCAATCTTGCCATCGCCCGTGCGCAGGCTCGTTCCGTCCGCTATGACGTGGCCTGGCAGGAATGGCTGCTGGCCAATCAGGTCCGCATTCTGGCGCGCAAACTCTATTTTCTGCAGGAGCAGGAATCCATTGCCGCCGCCGCGACGCAGATCAGCGAGGAACTTTACCAGAAATCATCGGAGAATCTCCGCGCCGGGGATACGACCCTGCCCAACCATGCCCTGCGCCAGATTGCCTATGTGGACAGTCGGGATCGCGAACTGGCACTGCGCCGTCAGGTGGCCAAAACTCAACAAGAACTCAATGCACAGTTGGGACTACCTCCCAGCTTCCACCTCAACTTGGCGGCGCCACGAAGCCTGGCGAAACTGCCCCCCGAGAAGGAGCTCGTGCGCGAGGCACTACAGCATCGTCTCGATTTGGCGGCGCTGCGTGCCGGGTACGACGCCCAAGAGGCTCAGGTTCGGCGCGCCATCCTTGGTCAATACCCGGGCTTCAGCATTGGTGTCAACCACGCCGCCGACACCTCCAACGTGCAGACCTGGGGGCCGAGCATCACCTTCGACCTACCACTCTGGAACCGCAATCGCGCAGCCATCCGGCAGAGCGAGGCAACCCGCGCCGAATTGCACGCCGCCTATAGCGCCCGGCTTTTTCAGACACGCGCGGACATTGCGAGCCTGGTGCAGGACCTGCAGCGTTTGCGCCCGGAGATCACCCTCTTGCGCAGCCAATTGCCAGCGCTCGCGCAGGCGGAAAAGGTTTTGCGCCAGGCGGTAGCGGAGCACAACGCGACCCTCGTCGAATATGAAAGCGTCCGCAGCCAGCTGCTCGACAAAAAATTGCAACTCCTGAGCCTGGAAGGGGCGGCTACAGAAGATCAGGCCGCCCTGGAACTGGCCGTTGGCATTCCCTGGGAAAAATGGAGAAAAGCCCCATGA
- a CDS encoding efflux RND transporter periplasmic adaptor subunit, whose protein sequence is MNWQRALQLTALTALVGLASLAGNAAPSALVQISPVQSRLFTHTLRAYGTVAFASQAAHLLSARCESVVQQVLVVPGEKVRKGQLLLRLSASPAEQLQVEQAKIDLRFAQNEWQRQSDLRQRQLATNAQVQSAAQNLAKAKALLQSLEQRQQSLQGGAIRAPIAGVITAVPVQAGNTVAAGQSFLTINPASARVVALGVEPQDLAEVHPGAKVVLRSLEDRGRSWSAKVQQVLAQVDPNTRLAGVIVPLPADAQALPGTLLSGEITLAQQQSLAIPDSAVLREHGRSYCFVDAHGIAQKRWIETGWQEGKWIEVRHGLHAGEAVVSLGNYELQEGMSLRLEGKS, encoded by the coding sequence ATGAACTGGCAGCGTGCGCTGCAACTCACTGCCCTCACCGCCCTGGTTGGGCTTGCATCTCTGGCGGGCAACGCCGCGCCCTCGGCGCTGGTGCAGATCAGCCCGGTGCAGAGCAGGCTCTTCACCCACACTTTGCGCGCCTATGGCACCGTAGCCTTTGCCAGCCAGGCGGCCCACCTGCTCAGCGCACGTTGTGAAAGTGTCGTGCAACAGGTCTTGGTGGTTCCTGGGGAAAAGGTACGGAAAGGACAGCTACTACTGCGCCTCAGCGCCTCGCCCGCCGAGCAACTGCAGGTGGAACAGGCAAAAATCGATCTGCGATTTGCACAGAACGAATGGCAGCGCCAAAGCGATCTGCGGCAACGGCAGCTGGCCACCAATGCCCAGGTGCAGAGCGCGGCCCAAAATCTCGCCAAAGCCAAGGCACTACTGCAGAGCCTGGAGCAGCGCCAACAGTCCTTACAGGGAGGCGCCATTCGCGCCCCCATCGCCGGCGTCATTACCGCCGTCCCGGTCCAGGCGGGCAATACCGTCGCGGCGGGGCAATCCTTTCTCACCATCAACCCTGCGTCGGCGCGCGTTGTCGCCCTCGGTGTGGAGCCGCAAGATCTCGCCGAGGTGCATCCGGGAGCCAAGGTCGTCTTGCGCAGCCTGGAAGATCGTGGGCGATCCTGGTCCGCCAAGGTGCAACAGGTCCTGGCGCAAGTCGATCCGAACACGCGTCTTGCCGGGGTAATCGTACCCTTACCGGCGGACGCCCAAGCCCTTCCCGGCACCCTGCTCAGTGGCGAGATCACCCTTGCCCAGCAGCAGTCCCTGGCCATTCCCGACTCCGCTGTCCTGCGCGAGCATGGACGGTCCTATTGCTTCGTCGATGCGCACGGTATCGCGCAAAAGCGCTGGATCGAAACCGGCTGGCAGGAGGGGAAATGGATCGAG